The genomic window GAGGCCTTTGAGGGTGGTTTGCATGGTTGTGAACATGCTATCATATCACTGTTTCCTTTACATGTGCTCTGTGATCGTATGGATATTGGTGGCTTGTCAACTGCTCATCATCCCGACACTGGTGCGGCCACTATTTTCGTCTATGATGCCTTTGAGGGTGGTATAGGATTGTCTGAGAAGGCTTTCACATTATTTGAGGATCTTGTCGCTTCAACTTTTGAACTTGTGGATTCTTGTGATTGTGTAGATGGTTGCCCATCTTGTATATATTCTCCAAAATGTGGAAATGATAATAAACCATTGCATAAGGGGGCGACTAGGAGTATACTCGCATACTTGGGGAGTGTGACAAGTAAACCTGCTGTGGATACTCCAGAGGGTGAGGATCTTGGATTTGAAGTTGAAAGTGCATATTCCGAAGTTTATTCTCTTTATAGGGCTGGTAGGTTTGCTGATGCTAAGTTGAAACTTCATAATATCCTCGAAGAGAATCCTAGGGATGCTAGGGCTTGGTATCTTATGGGGGCCATCCTTTCAAGTCAGGGTGAAAAGGAGATGGCAGCATACTTCCATGGGAGGATAAGAAAAAATTAACCTTATCATGATTGTCCCCCCTATTTTTTGGTAAAAAAACGATATGTATATATATGCATATCGATAGATTTTTCCCCTAAACATGAGAGGTGCCTAAATTGAACAAGAATTTAACACTCATCCTATTAATAAGCTTAGTAGCAGTATTGGGAACATACTATCTAACCTACTCTGGAAAAGAAATCCTTAGAATATCCACAACAACAAGCCTCGAGGATACAGGATTACTTGAAGAACTTGAAGCTAAATTCGAAAAAAAATATCCCAACATTGACATCCAAATAGTATCAGGCGGGACCGGAATAGCAATAGAAAGAGGAAAAATGGGGGACGCTGACCTCCTAATCGTTCATGACAAAGAAAGAGAAGAAGAGTTCATAAAAGAAGGCTACGGGACAGAGAGATACCCCTTCGCCTATAACTACTTTTATATCGTCGGCCCAAAGGACGACCCAGCAAATATCAAGGGGACAAAAAGGGCAACAGAAGCATTCCAGAAAATCTTCACAAAAGCTCAAAGAAACCCTCAAGTAAAATTCGTATCAAGGGGCGATAATTCAGGGACACATGCAAAAGAAATGAAAATCTGGAACAAAACAGGCCACTATACCATTATAAAAGAAAAACCATGGTATATTGAAACTGGAAGTGGAATGGCTGACACCCTCAAGGTAGCGGATGAAAAACAGGCTTACACAATCACGGATTCTGGAACTTACCTTGCATACAAGGACAAACTAAATCTCACAGTTTATATTAAAGATGATAACGAGCTTCTCAATGTATACTCAGCAATCCCCATCAATCCAAAAAAAATAAAAAGTGTAAACTATGATGCCGCCATGAAATTCATAAATTTTCTCCTAAGTAAAGAAGGACAAGATATCATAGCAAAATATGGCAAAGACAAATACGGAGAACCATTATTCATACCTTGGAAAATCAGACCCACAAACCTGGACCACGACTGATTCACCTTTTAAAGTATTCGATCCCTAGTGGTGATGTGATTTGAATGAAATATTACAAGGTATTCTAAAAGCATTGGAACTTATAATAACATTTGACCCTGAAGTAGTCGATATAACATCACGTACATTGATGATTTCACTTTCATCAACATTATTAGCATCGCTCATCGCAGTACCCACCGGGGCCATAATACATTTTAAAGAATTCAAAGGTAAGCAGGTCATCATAAATATAATCCAGACATTATATAGTATACCTACGGTTTTAGTTGGATTACTTGTATTCTTACTAATTTCAAAATCTGGACCTCTAGGATCCTTGAACCTTTTATTCACTCCAGCTGGTATGATAATCGCCCAGGCTATACTGATATTGCCTCTAATAACCGGTTTTAGTATAACAGCCCTTAGGGGTGTTGGTGATGATATCGTAGATCTTGCAAGATCCTTGGGGGCTACGGAATACCAGACACTCTCTACTTTAGTTTCTGAGGCGAAATATGGTATAATTGCTGCCATAATCCTAGGTTTTGGCAGGGCAATATCAGAAGTTGGTATTGCCATAATGATTGGTGGGAACATAAGGGGCTACACTAGGGTTATAACAAGTGCAATGTCCCTTGAAACATCCAAGGGGAACCTAGAACTTTCAATAGCCCTTGGAATAATACTACTCATGATCTCACTCCT from Methanothermobacter sp. includes these protein-coding regions:
- a CDS encoding ABC transporter permease — encoded protein: MNEILQGILKALELIITFDPEVVDITSRTLMISLSSTLLASLIAVPTGAIIHFKEFKGKQVIINIIQTLYSIPTVLVGLLVFLLISKSGPLGSLNLLFTPAGMIIAQAILILPLITGFSITALRGVGDDIVDLARSLGATEYQTLSTLVSEAKYGIIAAIILGFGRAISEVGIAIMIGGNIRGYTRVITSAMSLETSKGNLELSIALGIILLMISLLVNTLLNYFQEK
- a CDS encoding extracellular solute-binding protein, with the protein product MNKNLTLILLISLVAVLGTYYLTYSGKEILRISTTTSLEDTGLLEELEAKFEKKYPNIDIQIVSGGTGIAIERGKMGDADLLIVHDKEREEEFIKEGYGTERYPFAYNYFYIVGPKDDPANIKGTKRATEAFQKIFTKAQRNPQVKFVSRGDNSGTHAKEMKIWNKTGHYTIIKEKPWYIETGSGMADTLKVADEKQAYTITDSGTYLAYKDKLNLTVYIKDDNELLNVYSAIPINPKKIKSVNYDAAMKFINFLLSKEGQDIIAKYGKDKYGEPLFIPWKIRPTNLDHD